GCCGAGCCCGCCATCGTGCAGGCCGCGCGGCTGGCCGGGGCGCGCGGCTACGTCAGCAAGGAGACGGACCCCGAGAGCCTGGCCCGGCAAATCCGCGAGATCGTCGCCCACCCCGAGATCGACCGCCTGCCCCAGGTCGACGTGCCCCGCCTGACCCCCCGCGAGTCCGAGGTGCTGCCCCTGCTCGCCCAGGGCTTTTCCAACAAGGAAATCGCCAAGAACCTCGGCGTGAGCCCCGACACGGTGAAGGACCACCTCGCCCGCCTGTACGCCAAGCTCGACGCCGGGGACCGCACCGAGGCGGTGAGCCGGGCGCGGACGATTGGATTGCTGGACTGAACAAGGAGAGCAGGTCAAGGAGGCGGCTGGAAGGGCTGCCTCTTTTTTGGTCTCTTTTCCTCAGATCGTCAGGAGCGCCGCACCCAGCCGCCCGAAATCCCCATCGAAAGTCGCCACGCTCATGCCCTCCCGGCGGGCGAGTTCGCTCAGGTAAGCGTCGGCGAAGTCCACGTTATGGCGCGCCATTCCTGTCAGAGCCGCGTCCACGATGGCCTCCTGCCGAGTCACGACACCGTCCAGCATCATCACCTGGCGCAGCGCGGCGGCGATGGCTGGGAGAGGATGTTTGTAAAAAGACTTCAGCACCCAGACACACTCCGCGGCCGTCAGCGCAGTGAGGACGAGCCGCACTTCGCCGCGTTCCGCCCGTTCTAACAACTGCCGGGCGCGGTCAGCGAGGGGCTGGGGATCGCCCGTCAAATAGCGCAGCAGGATATTGGCATCCAGCAGGGCAATAGGAATCGAGTCTGCTGGCTGGGTCATCAGCGGGAGCGGTGCTTCCGGGCCAGCTCTTCGGCCACCGCCACCTTTTCCGCCTCTTCCCCCTGATAGGGAACAGAGCTGCGAAGGATACCCTGAAGCGCAGCGGCACGGGGTCTGCGAACCAGCGTGGCGTGAAAGCCGTCCCCGGTCGCCTCGATCAGCAGTTGGTCCCCCTGCTCCAAGCCCAATGCCGCCCGCACTGTCTGTGGGATGGTGATCTGTCCCTTACTCGTTAAGGTTGTCCTTGCCATAGCAGCTTCTCCTTACTTCTCAGCATAGCAACGGTAAGTGGGCATCACACTAGCCCGGCCTCTCCCCTCCCCCACCCCCCGCCCTGTACCCTCACCCCATGAGCGCCCCCTCTGCCCCGTCCCCCTTCCGCCTGTCCCAGCGTGCCCGCAGCCTCAAGCCCTCCGCGACGGTGGCGGTCTCGTCGCGGGCGCTGGAACTGCGGCGGGCGGGCGTGGACGTGATCTCCATGAGCGTGGGCGAGCCGGACTTCGATACGCCGCCGCATGTCAAGGCCGCCGCCATTCAAGCAATTGAAAGCGGGAAGACGAAGTACACCGCCGTGAACGGCATCGCCGAATTGCGCGAGGCGATCAGCGCCAAGTTCGCGCGGGAGAACGGCCTGGAGTATGCCCCAGACGCCGTGACGGTCACCAGCGGCGGCAAGCAGGCCCTCTTCAACGCCTTTTTCGCGCTGCTGAACCCCGGCGACGAGGTGCTGATCCCCGCCCCGTACTGGGTGAGCTACCCCGAAATGGTGGCGCTGACGGGAGCGGTGCCGATTCCTGTGCCCACCACGCCGGAGTCGGGCTTCATCCTTGACCCGGGGGAGGTGGAGGCGCGCGTCACTCCCCGCACCCGGATGATCGTGCTCAACAGCCCCGGCAACCCGACGGGCGCGGTCTTTCCACCCGAGGTGCTGGAGGCGGTCGCCCGGATGGCCCAGCGTCACAACCTCGTGATCGTGACGGACGAGATGTACGAGCATCTGGTGTACGACGCCGAGCAGGTCAGCATCGGGCGGTACGCGCCGGAACACACGTTGACGGTGAACGGGGCGAGCAAGGCCTACGCGATGACGGGCTGGCGTATCGGGTATGCGGGGGGGCCGAAGGCCGTGATCGCCGCCATGAACGCCTTCCAGTCGCAGAGCACGAGCAACGCGAGCAGCGTGAGTCAGTACGCCGCGCTGGCCGCCCTGACCCAGCACGAGGAGACGGCGCGGTTTATCGAGATGGCCCGGCGCGCCTACCGCGAGCGGCGTGACCGAATCGTGGAGGGTTTGAACGCTCTCGGCCTGCCCACACCCACGCCGCAGGGCGCCTTTTACGTGATGGCGCAGACTTCCCGCCTCCATCCCGACGAGCTGGAAGCCGCCCGCCGTCTGCTGGACGAGGCGCGCGTCGCCGTGGTCCCCGGCACCGACTTCGCCGCGCCCGGTCAGGTGCGCCTGAGCTACGCAACGAGCCTGGAACAGATCGGGGAAGTGCTGCGCCGGATCGGGAAAATGCTGGCCGACTGACGCACGGGTCTGCCGGGCGGGAACCATTCCGCCCCCCACCCCGTACCCCGGCACATGACGAATTCTGACGGCAGCTACAGTCTCCGCGATTTCCTGGCCCAGACCGCCGAGCGCGACCAGCCCGGCGAGGTGTTCGAGCTGGAGAGTTCCAAGATGCTGGAGGTCAAGGTCAATGGCCGCATCTGGAGCAAGCTGGGCGCGATGGTGGCCTACAAGGGGAACCTGAGCTTCAAGCGCGAGGGAACGTTGGAGGGCGGCCTGATGAAGGCCCTCAAGCGCGCGGTGAGCCAGGAGATGAGCCCCCTCGCCAAGATCGAGGGCCGGGGCGTGGCGTACCTCGCCGACCAGGGCAAGGAGGTGCAGATTCTGCGCCTGCAAGGCGACAGCCTGAACGTGAACGGCAACGACCTGCTCGCCTTCGAGGACAGCGTGAACTACGACATCACCATGCACCGCCGGGTCGCGGGGATGGCGGCGGGCGGGCTCTTCAGCGTGCGGCTCCAGGGCAACGGGCTGGTCGCCATCCTGAGCCATGGCAAGCCGCTCACGCTGCGGGTGACCCACGGCGAGCCGATCTTCACCGACCCCAACGCGACGGTCGCCTGGAGCGGGAACCTCCAGCCGCAACTGCGGATGGACGCCAGCCTGAGAAGCATCTTCGGGCGCGGCGGCGGCGAGACGTACCAGATGGTCTTCCAGGGCGACGGCTTCGTGGTCGTGCAACCCTACGAGGAATTCGAGCACGGCCTGGGCGGGGAGGGCGAGAGCCACGGCGGCGGCATCGGCCGGACCATCGGGGACCTGTTCGACTGAGACTGGGGAAGTGGTCCGTGGTGAGTGGGTCGGGGCTGGCGTTCCCCCACTTACCACGGACCACTCACCACTTCCCGACGCTCTACACTCCCCCGGATGAGTCTGGTCGTCATGGCAACGGGAGGCACGGGGGGGCACATCTATCCGGCGGTCGCCACAGCGCGCGAGTTGATGGCGCGCGGGCACGAGGCGCTGCTGCTGGGGCAGCGGGGCGGCATGGAGGAGCGGGTGGCCGCCGAGCAGGGCCTGCCCTTTCAGGGTGTGGACGCCGGGAAGCTCGCGCGCAGCGGGCAGGGCCGCCCGGACCCGCGGGAGCTGCTGCGGGCGGTGCGGGGGGTAGCGGAGGCCCGCGCCTTTCTGAGCCGAACCCGGCCTGGCGCCGTCGTGGGCTTCGGCGGCTTCGCCAGCCTTCCAGGCGTGCTGGCCGCGCAGAGCCTGGGCCTGCCCACCGTCTTGCACGAGCAGAATGCCCGCCTGGGCCTGACCCAGCGGCTGGCGGCGGGCCGGGCGCGGGCGGTGGGAACGGCGTACCCGAAAGTTGTCGGGCTGCCCGAGGGCAAGGCCACGATGGTGGGGATGCCGGTGCGGGAGGAGCGGCTGCCCCGGGCAGAGGCATTGGCCCGCCTCGGACTGCGTGACGGCCCCCTCACCCTGCTCGTGATGGGTGGCTCGCAGGGATCGCTGGCGCTGAACAACGCCGTGCCGGACGTGCTGCGGGGCATCTTCGGGGAAACAGGGACCTCCCCCGAGGGTCCTGTCCAGGTCCTGCACTCGACTGGCCCCCGCTGGCTGGAGGAGGTCGCGCCCCGTGTGGCGGACCTCCCCTGGTATCACGCGGTCGGCTACACCGATGCGGTCGCGGCGTGGTCGGCCTCGGACCTGGCGATCACCCGGGCCGGCACGGGCACGCTGGCCGAAGCCGCCTTTCACGGCGTTCCGCTCGTCATGGTGCCGCTGCCCGAGTCAGCGGAGAACCACCAGCTCCACAACGCGCTCAGCGTGCAGGGGGCGGGGCGGGGCGGGTGGTTGAGCAATCAGCCCTGGCCGGGCGGCTGGGGGAGGCGGTGCTAGAGTGTGCGGCGGCGGGCACGCGCGCCTCGATGCGGGAGGCGGCCCTGGGGCGCTCCCCGGTGGGCGCGGCGGGCCGCTTCGCCGATCTGGTGGAGCGGCACCTGCGCGAGGCGCGTGCCCCGAACCCCTCCCACCATGACTGACACCCCTCCTCCCCCCTCCACCGCGCCCGCCCCCGAGCCCCCGTCCCCCCCGCCCCACTATCACCTGATGGGCATCGGCGGCATCGGCGTGAGCGCCTTCGCGCGGCTGCTCGCGGCGCGCGGCGTGCGGGTCAGCGGGTGCGACGCCCAGCTCTCCGAACTCACCGAGCAGCTCGGGCGGGAGGGGATCACGGTCTGCGCGGGACACGACGCCTCGCACGTGGCGGGCGTGGACGTCCTCATCGCGTCGGAGGCGGTGCCCAAGAGCCACCCCGAACTCGCCGCCGCCCGCGAGGCCGGGGTGGAGGTGCGCCCGCGCATGGCCCTACTGGACGAGCTGCTGCGGGCTGGCCCCTCAGTCGGCGTGATCGGCACCCACGGCAAGACGACCACGACCTCCATGATCGCCGTCGCCATGCAGGGGGCGGGGCTGGACCCGGCGGCCTTTGTGGGCGGCATCGTGCCCGAGTTCGGCTCGAACGCGCGGGTGGGACATGGCCCCTTCGTCGCCGAGGTGGACGAGTCCGACCGGGGATTCGGGGAACTGAGGTGTGAGACTGCCGTGTTCACCAACGCCGAGGACGACCATGTGGGCGGCAACCAGGCGACCTACTGGGAGACGGTGGAGGAGCAGCACGCGGCCTTCGCCCGCTTCGTGGGGCACGCCGGAAGGGTGCTGTACTGCGCCGACTGGGCCGGGCTGGAGGCGTTGTGCGCCGGGGCGAGCGAGCGGCTGAGCTACGGCCTGTCGGAAGGGGCGGACTACCGCGCCGTGAACCTCCAGCCGGACGCGGAGGGCACGAGCTTCACGGTGGAGCGCCGGGGCGAGACGCTGGGCGAGGCACGTGTCAGCCTGCCCGGCACCCATAACGTGCTGAACGCGCTCGCATCGTTGGCCGTCACCGACCTGTACGGGGGGGAGTTCCGCGCCGCCGCAGATGCCCTATCTACCTTCCGTGGTCCCGGGCGCCGCTGGCAGCGGATCGGGGAACTCAACGGGGCGCTCGTTATAGACGATTACGCGCACAACGCCACCAAGGTCGCCGCCGCCGTGCAGGCCGCGCGGCAAACCGGGCGCCGCGTCCGGGTGATCTTCCAGCCCCACCGCTACCTCCGCACCCAGCAGTCCTGGCCCCGCCTCGCCGACGCGCTCATGGACGCGGACGAGGTGCTGGTCCTCGACATCGCCGCGGCCTCGGAGCCGCCCATCCCCGGCATTCACGCCACGCTCGTCAGCGGGCGGATGGCGGAGAGGGGGCACGCGGGCGTCCGCTATGCCCCCGACCGCGCGGAGGTCGTGCGCTACCTGCGCGAGACGGCCACGCCGGCGGATGTGATCGTGACGATGGGCGCGGGCGACGTGTGGAAGCTCTCGCGGGAACTGGCGGGGGACAGTGTTGCCGGGAGTGGGGCGTGACCGTCCTGCCCGTCAGTGTGAGCCGGACGGGGGCGCGGGTGGAGCGCCTTCCCCTCGCCCGGTTTACCACCCTGGGCGTCGGCGGCGAGGCCGAGGTGTGGTTCGTCTCCAGCCTGGAACAACTCGCCGAGGCGATGGAGGCCCCCTACCGCGTCCTAGGCGGGGGAAGCAACCTCGTGGTCGCGGACGAGGGCGTGCCCGAGCGGGTGATTCGCCTGACCGGGCCACTGGCGGAGAGCGACCTCACGCCCGACCCGGAGTTGAGCGAAGAAGAGACCGTCGTTACCGGGTGGGTGGGCGGCGGCGTGCCCCTCCCCGGCCTGATCCGCAAGTTGCAAAAACTCGGCCTCTCCAACCTGGAGGGCACCGTCGGTATCCCCGCGCAGGTCGGCGGCGCGGTGTGGATGAACGCGGGGACCCGCTACGGCGAGATGTTCGACGGCCTGCACACGCTGGAGATCGTGACGCCGGGGGGAACGCGGCAGGTCACGCCGGATGACCTGGACTGGGGGTACCGCCGGAGCGGCATCCCCCGCAACCACGTCGTCTCGCGCGTGCGCCTGAAGTTGCGCCGCTCCACCCCGGAAGAGGTGCTGGCGCGGATGGACCTCGCCGACCAGGCCCGCAAGGGGCAGCCCAAGATGAAGACGCCGGGCTGCGCCTTCAAGAATCCGGGGGGCGTCTCGGCGGGCAAGCTCATCGACGAGGCGGGCCTGAAGGGCACCCGGGTGGGGAACGCGATGATCGCCCCGGAGCACGCCAACTTTATCGTGAACCTGGGGGGGGCGAGCAGCGCCGATGTCCACGCCCTGCTTCATCTCATCCGCGAGCGGGTGGGCGTGCCGCTGGAGCTGGAATACGAGTTGTGGCCGGAGCAGGGCCAGGAGCCACACCGGATGAGCTTCCGTGACAGGATGTAGCCCATGACCGAGCCCAAGCCGCGGGGCGGGAACCACCGGGTCACGGCGGCCCCCCCGACGCCGGACCCCACGCCCGCCCCTCCCGATTCCCCCGAAGTTCCGCCCGCCCGCCCGAGGAGGCGACGGCGGGCGCTCTGGTGGAGCCTGGGCGCCGTGCTGCTCGCCGGGGCGCTCGCCGCGAGCTGGTTCGCCCTCCCCATCCGCACGGTGACGGTGACGGGCAACGTCCGGCTCTCCGAGGCCCAGGTGCGGAACCTCGCGGGGCTGACGCCGGGCTTCGCCTGGCCGTACTACGGGGCGTGGCGGGCGCAGGGCCTGCGGCGCAGCCCGTGGATCACCGCCGCCGCCGTGACCCGCCGCTTTCCCGACACCGTCGAGGTGCGGGTGACCGAGCGGGTTCCCTTCGCCCGGCTCCAGCAGCCCGGGGGGCGGGTGGTCGTCCTCGCCGAGGACGGGACGGTGCTGCCGGGCGCCCAGGGGGTGGAGGCCCTGCCCCTGCTGACCGGCTGGGGTCCGGGCCGGGTGGGGGACGCCCTGTTCGTCGCCCGCGCCCTGCGGGGGTACAATGTCCAGTCGGTTGAGTACACACCCTCCGGAATCACGGCCAGGACCGCGAGCGGATCGGTGTGGAGCGGCGACCTGAGGACCCTGCTGAAGTATGCTGGAGCCCTCGTGCAATTCCCGAACAAACAAATCCACATCTACCCCTGGGGGGTGAGCGTCCAGGAATGAAGGACAACCCGATTATCGTGGGGCTGGACATCGGCACCACCAAGATCACCACCGTCATCGGCGAGGTCGCGCCGAACGGCACCGTCGACATCATCGGCGAGGGCACCGTGCCCAGCGAGGGCATGAAGCGCGGCGCCGTCGTCAATCTGGAGCGGGCCACCCACGCCATTCGCCAGTCCGTGCAGAGCGCCGAGCGGGTCAGCGGCGTGCGGGTGGGCAGCGTCTTCGTCTCGGTGGCGGGCAACCACGCCAAGGCGATCACCAGCCACGGGCTGGCCGCCATCCGCCGCAATCAGGAGATCACCCAGCCCGACGTGGACCGCGCCATCGAGAACGCCCGCGCGGTGCCGCTCGACCCGCACCTGGAGATCATCCACACGCTGCCGCAGGAGTACGTCGTGGACGGCCAGGAGGGGATCAAGAACCCCGTCGGCATGCACGGCGTCCGCCTGGAGGTGGACGTGCATATCGTCGCCGGGACCGCCGGGCCGCTGCTCAACCTGCGGCGCTGCGTGCAGGAGGCGGGGCTGAAGGTCGAGGGCTTCGTCCTCCAGGCGCTCGCCTCGGGCCTCGCCACGCTGGAGGCCGCCGAGCAGGCGCAGACCGTCATCGTGATCGACATGGGCGGCGGCACGACCGACGTGGGCGTGTTCAAGCGCGGCAACCTCGCGCACTCGGCGTGCATTCCCCTCGGCGGCGAGCACGTGACCGCCGACCTCGCGCAGATCCTCAAGATCCCGCACGAGGAGGCCGAGAACGTCAAGCGCAAGTACGGGGCCGCCATCCCCGAACTCGCCGACCCCGACCTCACGCTGGAGATCACCTCCTCGAACGGCTCCACGCACGCGATCAGCGCCTTTGAACTGTCACGCATCATCAAGCCGCGTCTGTCGGAAATCTTCGGCATGGTCCGCGACGAGATCGATCAGGCGCTCGGCCCGGTGGAACTCGTGGCGCAGGGTGTGGTGCTGACGGGCGGGGCCAGCCTGCTGCGCGGCACGACGGACCTCGCCCGCGACCGCTTCCGGCTGCCCGTCCGGCTGGGGCGCCCGCGCGGGATCGGGGGGCTCACCGACATCGTGAGCGGCCCGGCGCACTCCAGCGGCGTCGGCCTGGTGCTGTACGGGATCGGCCAGGACGGCAAGGTGCCCGTCTCAGTGTTCCAGGAACCGGAGCCCGCGCCGGCTCCCGCCCCGGTGAGCAAGGGGAGCCCACAGCCCGAGGTCACGGTGGTCGCGCCCAACCCGGCGCCCGCCGCCGCGCCCAAGAAGGAGAAGGACAAGAGCAGCGGCACCTTTATGGACCGCGTGCGGGGCATTTTCAAGGACTGGCTGTAACCGGTTTAGCGGTGAGGCCGGGGCGCAGGAGGACCCGACCCTTCCCCCGGGGGGACGTGGCGGGTATCCTGCGTTAAACTACACCGCATGATTCGTGGGCACCGCCAAGGGTGCGCCGCGTGAAGGAGACATGATGCAAGCGGCCAGAATTCGCGTGATTGGCTTGGGCGGGGCGGGAAACAATGCGGTGAACCGCATGATCGAATCGGGACTCGAGGGCGTCGAGTTCGTCGCGGGGAACACCGACGCGCAGGTGCTCGCCAAGAGCCACGCCGAGGTCCGCATTCAGCTCGGGGACCGCCTGACCCGCGGTCTGGGCGCCGGGGCCGACCCCGAGGTGGGGGAAAAGGCCGCCCTGGAGGACCGCGAGCGCATCAAGGAGTACCTCGACGGCACCGACATGCTGTTTATCACCGCCGGGATGGGCGGCGGCACCGGCACGGGCAGCGCCCCGGTGGTCGCCGAGATCGCCCGCGAGATGGGCATCCTGACGGTCGCCATCGTGACCCGGCCCTTCAAGTTCGAGGGACCCAAGCGCGCCCGGGTGGCCGAGGACGGCATCAACAAGCTCACGGAGCGCGTGGACGGCATGATCGTGGTGAACAACGAGAAGCTGCTCACCGCCGTGGACAAGAAGGTCTCGTTCCGCGAGGCGTTCCTCATCGCCGACCGGGTGCTGTACTACGGGGTCAAGGGGATCAGCGACGTGATCAACGTCGAGGGCATGATCAACCTCGACTTCGCGGACGTGCGGAATATGCTCTCCAACTCGGGCACGGTCCTGATGGGCATCGGCGCGGGCCGGGGCGAGAAGGTCGCCGACGAGGCCGCCATGAGCGCCATCCACTCGCCGCTGCTGGAGCGCGGCATCGAGGGGGCGCGCCGCATCCTGATCAACGTGACGGGCGGCTACGACCTCTCCATGACGGACGCGAACGAGATCGTGGAGAAGATCCGCGACGCCACCGGCTTCGAGGACCCCGACATCCTCTTCGGCATCACGCCGGACGAGGCGGCGGGCGACGAGGTGCGCGTCACCGTGATCGCCACCGGCTTCGGCGAGGGCGCCTTCCCCAGCGGCCTGAGCCTGGGCATGGGCAAGTCGGGCAGCCGCGGCACGAGCATCGACACCATCGTGCGCCCGGTGCGCGGTCAGGGCGGCAGCTCCTACGACCCCAAGGACTACGACATCCCCGCGTTCCTGCGGAATGTCGGGCGCGACTGAGCCCCCGCGTCACGGCGTCTCTTCCAACCACCCTCCGCGCGGGGGTGGTTTTTTCGGCTTGTGAGAGGGAAACCGGTGGGCGGACACGTTGTCCAGGGGACGGGGCGGTTGCGTTGGGGCAGCGTGCCCGTTCACGCCCTCTCCAGGGAAGGATTAAAACGGTCTGCCTTGAAGCGGTTTTGCGAAAGCCAAGCCCAGGAAAACCGTTGAAACTGGGCTGACCACTGGAAACAGGGCCCCACACCTTTGTAGCCCTCAACACTTTAGCCTGGCCTCATTGTACGGCGGCGTACTCAATCGCTTTTCCCCGACTTTTACGATCCCATTGTCGAGCTGGGAACAGGTCCGTAATCTTCCCGGATTGACTGAAGACGAGCGGGGCTTGAAGCATGTCCGGACGAGGCGCGCTTCAAGTCAAGGCCACCTTTTGATGTTCCTGATCAGGAGGATTGAAGATGCGTAAGGTAATCGTGTCGGCGGCCCTGCTGGTGTCCTCGGTGGCTCTGGCGGGAGGCGGCAGCGCCGTCCCGACGGGCAACACCATCGCGGCCATCGTGGCGAACGACCCCAACTTCAGCACCCTGCTGTCGGCGGTGCAGGCGGCCGGGCTGGTGGAGACGCTGAGCGGCCCCGGGCCGTACACCGTCTTCGCGCCCACCAACGCGGCCTTCGCCAAGGTGCCGCAGGATCAGCTCACCGCCCTGCTGAACAACCGCGAGCAGCTCCGCGCCCTGCTGCTGTACCACGTGGTGCCGGGCCGGGTGACGGCGGCCCAAGTCAGTGGCCTGAGCAGCGCGACGACCGCGAGCGGCGGGACCCTGAACATCACCGCGAGCGGCAACACGGTCAGGATCAACGACGCGACGGTCACCCGTGCCGACATCCGCGCGAGTAACGGGATCATCCACGTCATCGACACCGTTCTGATGCCCTGAGCGGGCCGGGCACGGGGGAGGAACGCAGCAACCTGCGCGCCCTCCCCCGTGCCCACACTCCGCCAGGAGGCTCCCCACCCATGGCCTCACCCCTCTTCCGATCCTTCCCGCTCCTGCCCGCGCTGCTGCTGGGCTGGCAGGCCACGGCGGCGGCGCCCGGAACCCTCCCCCTGCCCACGCCGGTCGCCCCACCCGCAGCGGTCACCCGCGTCACACCTCCCCTGCGCCTCCAACTCCGCCTGAGTGCGCCTGAGCCCGTGCTGATCGGGAGCCGGGTGGAGCGGCCCAGCCTTGAACGCCAGTTCACGCTGCTGGTGCCGGGGGAGCAGGCCGCGCGGCTCAGAACGTCGGGGGACCTCTCCCCCTTGCGGGCCGCCCTGGATCGGGTCTACACGCAGGTGGAGGCCCGGCGGGCAAGGGACGTGCGGTTTTTCCGCGAGGGGAATTCTTGGGTCGCCCGGGCCCAGACGGGCTGGAAGGTTGACCGGAAACAGACGGAGGCGCGGCTGCGGGAGGCGCTGGGGCGGGGGGAAGGAAGCAGCGCGCTCGTCCTGCGCCTCCGGGCCCCGGCCCGCAGCGTCCGCTGGGCGCACGGGCAGGGTCTGACGCACCTCGCCTCGGGGAGGTCCACCTTCGCGGGAAGCCCCGGCTTCCGGGTGCAGAACATCCGGGTGGGCGCGGGCAAGCTGCACGGCACCTGGGTCGCGCCCGGGGCAGAGTTCAATTTCAATATGCGGGTGGGGCGCATCGACGCCGCGGGCGGCTTCGTGCGGGGGTACGTAATCACGGGCCGGACCCTCAGCCTGGAGGACGGCGGCGGGCTCTGTCAGGTCAGCACCACCGTGTTTCGCGCGGCGCACGCGGCGGGGCTCCCGATCACCGAGCGGCACGCGCACTCCTATCAGGTGGCGTACTACGACCCGCCCGGGCTCGACGCGGCGGTGTACGCGCCGAGCAAGAACCTGCGCTGGCGCAACGACACGGCCGGGCCGCTGCTCGTGCAGGCGAGCTGGGACCTCTCACGGCGGGAACTCCGCATCGACCTGTTCGGGCGCCCCGATGGCCGGAAGGTGTGGGTGGCGGCCCCGCGCCAGGCGGACGTGCGCCCGCCCCCGCCCCCGGCGTTCGTGGCCGACGCGAACTTACGTCCCGGGGAGACGCGGCGGCTCGACATGCCCGCCCCCGGCTCGCGGGTCAGCGTCGCGCGGCAGGTCCGGTACGCGGACGGGCGGGTGGTCCGGGACGAGACGCGCAGCGTCTACCGGCCCTGGGGTGGGCTCTTCGCGGTCAGTCCCCAGGACGGGCGGGTGCGCTGAGCCAGGCCGCCTCAGGGTGGGGGCAGCCGCAGGTCGGCGAGCAGGGCGCGGTGGTCGCTGAGCAGATCGGGGAGGGCCGAAGCACGTTCGACCCGGGCGCCTTGCGTCCAGATGTAGTCGATGCGCGAGTGCCCGAAGCGGGCGTGGTGGGTGAAGCCGAAGCCGAGCCCCCCGGCCAGGAAGGCGTCGATCAGGCCGAGGGCCGACAGGTGGGCGTGCAGTTCGCCGTGCGGCGGGGCATTCAGGTCCCCCGCGAGGACGAGCGGGCCGGGCGTTGCCCTCAGAATGCTCTCCATGACCCCCACGAAGTCGCGCCGCACCGCGAGGCGGCGGGAGACTCGTTTCGGTAACGAGCGGCCCAACCGCACGTCACTGGCACTGGGCAGGAGTCCGAGGGTGGGGAGGTGGGTATTCACCACCGTCACCGTTCGCCCGGAGACCCCCACGGACGTGACGAGAACCGCGTGGGGCGAGCGGGGGAAGGACACGACCCGGGAGGAATGCACTTGCAGGCGCGAGAGCGTGATCAATTCGTCGTGCCGAACGAGGGTCCAGCCGGGGAAGGCGGCGCGCACCCGGGCCGTATATCCGGCCTTTCGGTTCCGGTCCAGGGCTTCTTGCAGGGTCACCACCTCCACCCGCTCCCGCCGGGCAAGGGCTGCGAGCCTTGCCGGGTGCGCGCCGGCAAAGTCGGTGTTCAGCGTCAGCACGCGCAGTGAAGAACCCTTTCCCTCTGTGCCGGACGGGAAGCGGGGCGGGACCAAGCCTACTTGTCCCACGGTAAAGGCGGCGGCAACGGCTACATTCAGGGCGGCCCAGTTCCACCTCCTCCCCCTCAGCGCCCTCCAGGCAAGCCAGAGGGGCAAGGGCAACAGCACCTGCGGCGGCACGAGGTCGAGTGTAGCGACGGGCCACCACGTCTCCGAGCGGGCGCGGGCGAGCAAGCCCCAGGCGAGGGTCAGGGCCGCGAACAGGAGGGAGAGGGCGGCGAGTCGGGACCTCACGGGCTGCGGGCGATGGAGGCGCGCACCACCCGCCCCGAAGGCCCGAAGTCCACCCGGATGAAGTCGTACCCGCCTGCCCCGTAGGTCCAGGTGGGGAGGCGGTTCAGGTCCGCACGGGTGCCCGGCTCGTTGGGGCTGCCGTACTGGACGTACACCTGCTCGCGCGTCCAGCCGATCAGCGCCCGCTCCTGCCCGGCCGGGTCGTTGGGAAGGGCCGGAGGGGGGGCGGGGCGGGACAGGGACAGTCTCCTCTCCACTTCGGCGACGTTCGTGTACAGGGCGGGAAGGGTGGTGCAGCGGGCCGGAATCTGCGCCCGGGCCTCCCCCTCGTAACCCTGGTTCACGCCGC
This sequence is a window from Deinococcus aerius. Protein-coding genes within it:
- a CDS encoding endonuclease/exonuclease/phosphatase family protein, producing the protein MRSRLAALSLLFAALTLAWGLLARARSETWWPVATLDLVPPQVLLPLPLWLAWRALRGRRWNWAALNVAVAAAFTVGQVGLVPPRFPSGTEGKGSSLRVLTLNTDFAGAHPARLAALARRERVEVVTLQEALDRNRKAGYTARVRAAFPGWTLVRHDELITLSRLQVHSSRVVSFPRSPHAVLVTSVGVSGRTVTVVNTHLPTLGLLPSASDVRLGRSLPKRVSRRLAVRRDFVGVMESILRATPGPLVLAGDLNAPPHGELHAHLSALGLIDAFLAGGLGFGFTHHARFGHSRIDYIWTQGARVERASALPDLLSDHRALLADLRLPPP